Proteins from a single region of Pyrus communis chromosome 6, drPyrComm1.1, whole genome shotgun sequence:
- the LOC137736289 gene encoding uncharacterized protein encodes MSSLQPQQQQQPVGPVLVYPNDVNGQPSSSHHSNGSFGTVFIVLAVIIVISAIACFLGRLCNRRHNSSKPHKQPQHNFRPKKEAGPAGGGGGDHRVEFGRAPSFRAGPKVADVEFGFNKKNPKGNSSSRGEGRGYMNHHHNKPHHNGNGEMNRHMKGEMKQHPGGEHHVGMGDPSQRMK; translated from the coding sequence ATGTCCTCCTTGCAGcctcagcagcagcagcagcctgTTGGCCCTGTTCTTGTTTACCCTAACGATGTCAATGGACAGCCTTCATCTTCCCACCATTCAAATGGATCATTCGGGACTGTTTTCATCGTGCTGGCCGTTATAATCGTCATCTCTGCCATCGCTTGCTTTCTCGGAAGGCTCTGCAATCGCCGCCACAACAGCTCAAAACCCCATAAGCAACCGCAACATAACTTTCGTCCCAAGAAAGAAGCTGGCCCTGCAGGTGGCGGTGGTGGAGACCATCGCGTGGAGTTTGGGAGAGCTCCCAGCTTTCGAGCAGGCCCGAAAGTAGCAGACGTCGAATTTGGATTCAATAAGAAAAACCCGAAAGGGAACAGCAGCAGCAGAGGAGAGGGCCGAGGATACATGAATCATCACCACAACAAACCACACCATAACGGAAATGGTGAAATGAATCGTCACATGAAAGGTGAAATGAAGCAGCATCCTGGCGGCGAGCATCATGTTGGAATGGGAGATCCGAGCCAGCGGATGAAATGA